TTTATGTTTCAGATCTTTCATGAGAGTGATTCATAAATGCAAATTACTTCGTTATTCCAGGTCCTGAGTGGCAAGTTATTTCCAGCTCTTTCACAGTTTAAGTCAATAAGAACATTAGCCAtatctatgattatttaaagaaATCAGTGAAACATGAAGAATGTTGCACTTCAAAAGCACTGCATTTTGTTTCAATACAATTTAATGTATAGTCACTTTAAAATATTGATGTTAATTTATGCATTTAAGTGTTTTGGGGGTCAGTATTAAGACATAGTTGTGTCTGAGGAATGTGTGAAGAAACTGGGATAAAGGATAAACTGGCAATATTTCATCTTGTGTTGCAAGGAAGTAAGAAAATATAAGCAGATTTAGAAATGAAGATCTGATTATGGTAAAAGGGGGCCATGATCTCTGCATGTTGGGGTTATTAAAGATTTTCTCTTTACTCTTAATTGTTCAAAGTCTTGGTTTCCTAGAGAACGCCACTGGTTACTGCTTCCTTTGTAATTGccaattttattttttgattTGCATTTTGGGCAGTTGAATTCTTGATTCACTCTCTTGTTGGAAGGACAGTTAGGTTGCGGAAACCTATTTAAAGAGGACCCTAAATGATTGGCACTGCTGCATTTCAGAATGTGGCACGGATGGTGCTATTGCTTCAAAGGACAGCACTTACTGAACTGTCCACAAAAATTTAACAGGTTCTGTGATGTTGAGAAACTCATTGGTGTGTTGTTTGTTTTGGTGCCACCTGTGGGGAGCCTGTGGAATTCGAGAAGATAAAATCTGAAAGTAACTATTTGAATTTCAGTTCAGTTTTTGTACTGAATTATTACTATGGAATATAGGGAATGACTGCCCATACACAATATTTTCTGTGTGAGGGTCAGAGAGGTGGTTCAGTGAATATAGTTTAGTTCATGTGAAAATCTTTCTTTGTTCAATGCAAACTTaagattttatagaaacatagaaaacctacagcacaatacaggcccttcggcccaaaggtgtgccgaacatgtccctaccttagaagttaatagacttcccatagccctctattttctaagctccatgtacctatccacaagTCTcttaagaccctatcgtatccacctccaccaccgctgccagcagcccattatACCCAAAAGAGGGCTATTAAATCTGTCAATCACCATCTTCCTCTCATAAAAACCATGCTGACACAATTCTACTACTATTTCCCAAAAAATGAAAATTAGCATAATCCTAAATATGCCTATTGGGTTAACTAGCTTTTTTGAATATACTCACAATTTCCAAACCACTCCAGCTTTCCAAACAATAGAGAGCTCTGAACTATCAGACAATTGCATTGTCTCCACCCACAATCCCAAGACCCTAGAATGTTAACTACCAGGTGCAGATTTATCAGCCGTTCCTCTGATTTGGTTCTGGATTCTCTATTAATGGGTCACTTTAATGATaaataccaaaatgaaccacttcacacttacctgagttgaactccatctgcctcttctcagcccagttttgcatcttatcaatgtcccactataacctctgacagccctccacactatccacaacacctccaacctttgtgtcatcagtaaacttagtaacccatctctccacttcctcatccaggtcatttataaaaatcacgaagagtaagggtcccagaacagatccctgaggcaccccgctggtGACTgatctccatacagaatatgacctgtctacaaccactctgccttcggtgggcaagctagttctggatccacaaagcaatgtccccttggatctatTTTTCACTATTTTCACAGCAAGAATATAATGTATAAAAGATCTTGTTGCATCACTGAGAGTGTGATGATTACAGCCTTCTGAGTACTTCTAAGCTAGATGAAGTAGAACATCCATGGACATGACCATTCACATTAATTGTAAAAATGGACATAAAGCCAGCTTAATTTAAAAACTCTTAAATGCAATACTGATCAGTTTAGTTAGGTTCAGTTATTCCAATTCCTGGACAAATTACATCTGAGCCTTGCCTTAAGAAGGATGTGTTGGCCTTGGAAAGCAAACCAGATTCACAAGAAAGAAACCTGGCTTACATCAAGTTAAATTACAAGTTCAAAATTAAAGCTGTCTGGAATTAGAAGATTTGAGACTTTTGAATGCTTTCAAAATAGGAAAAGGAACTGAAATGGGTAAATGAGAAGAAATTGTGACTGTAGACATGGGGAAAGAGCTGTTTTAAACTTTAGCCAGGGATTTTTGAGAATGAAATTAGGGAAGCAAGGATGGAAATTTGGTACTCTTTCACAATTAGTAGATAGTAGgttaaaagcaacacacataaaatgctggagaaactcagcaggtgaggcagcatctaaggaaatgaatgaaaagtcaacgttttgggctgaggccctttttcaggactggagaggaagggagaagatgccagaataaaaaggctggggagaggggaaggagaatagctagaatgtgataggtgaagacaggtgggtagaaaaggtaaagggctagagtggaaggaatctgacaggagagcagagtagatcataggagaaagagaaggaggaggggacccagataGAGATGATAGTAAGAAGagaagagctttgaccagtggttAATCTGGACATCAGATGTTTTGAGAGGAGGGGACTccaatcaggtccactgcccaagGATAAAAGGCAGCAGCAGGGCACTATGGCaaaaaaagagctttgaccagtgaccaattgGTATTttggattgattagcaagagtaaATTAAAGGAAGGTAGGAGCAGTTGCAGTGGCCATCGTCATAGGCATAGTTTTTCatggcttcagtcagagaaagccaaggaaaaaaagctgaagttttttctttctcttctttatatctgctcagctaggacagcaTGGAtcacaggcaggatagtggaattctCCTCTTAcggaatgtgggaaggcaggaagtTCTCTAGTGACCCTGATGACAACAACTgcaagaaatgcatccagctgcagcttctaacaaaccacattaaggagttggagatgGAAGTAGATGAACTCtgaatcatttgggaggctgaggggttgataggACATGTAGAGAGATAGTTACACCCAAGATACAGGAcaaaggaaactgggtgacaggaagAGGAAAGAGGTTAAGAAGCCAGTGTGAGTATTTCTCTGGCCATCCTCCTCAACAATACCGTTGaggtagggggagggggtgaaaatGACCTGACAGAGAAAGTCACAGTTGCTCAGAAGGGAatgggggagaagaggcacactgtggtgataggggaagaGACAGGAGGTTCTATGGGTGAGgacgagattcctggatggtatgttgtctgacaggtgccagggtccaggatatctcagatcaTATCctcagtgggagggtgaacagccagaatttATGGTCCACGTAGGTATGAATGGcatgggtaggacgagtgataaggttctgcatagggagttcagagaACTGGGTGCTAAGTTATagagcaggatctccagggttgtgatctcaggattgctacccgtgccatgtgctagtgatgTTAGAACTTGTGGCTCCCAATTTAcaattggtctcaccaatgtagaggctgcattgggagcactggataaaatagatgaccccagcagatttgcagatgaagcgttgcctcacttggaaggagtgtttagggccctgaatggatgTGAGGGAGGTGTAGTATTTTGGTcatttgcagggttaagtgcctgaaaggagattaatggggagggatgaatgaacaaggaacTGATCCCTTGAAAGTGGGGAGTTGGGGGCCAGGGATAaaaatatgtttggtggtaggatcctgtttcTACAATTGATTGTTATGGAAAGGGGAGCCACATCCGTGGAACATTATGCCAGACCTGAGGTTGTTAATTTTACTGTCTATAGAATTTTGTTACATTCTAGAGTGTGGGATAAAGATGGAGTGTTGGCAATGGCTCACAAAATGAATTGACCTAGACTTGCTCCAAAAAATACAAATTGAATCAAAACGCAGGCTAGGTGTTACCTAAATCAATTTCTGTATTTTTTGTGTTTAACTGGCTGCGTGTAATTTGCTGAAGTATTAGCAGTTCAACTGCAAGTTCTAAGCTGGTATCTAAAGTTTTACTTTCAGGGCTTCAAACTCCTGCACTTATTATTTTTGTTTAGTTAAGTATATTCAAATTAATTGCAATGCATAAGAATGCCACACTAGCTGTTCTTTAGAATTGTTTGTAGTGCAACAGATTCTGTTCTTTGTATGGTATCTGAATTTGTAATTCCTTTTTATATACTTTACAGAAGTAAATTCTGAAGATGAGACTGTTTTGTGAAGGCATCTGACAAGTATCTACTGTGTTCACGTTCCCCAAATATTCAGTCTGACAAGAAATTTTGTACACTAGTGAAGCACTGACTCATTGATACGAATACGAAGAGTTGTGGAAATAAATTAAGTATGCCAACAAGGAAGCTTTCACAGAAGGACAAAGGAATTATAGCGCAAAGACTTGCACAAGTTTCATTTGCGCCTTCACTAACCTTGAATAAACGTTTGAACAAACAGCTTTGGCAGGAGTTGAAATTCAAACTTGAAAATGCAAAAGTTGTTTTGACAAGGTTAGATGTTGAAAAGATATCCTCAGATTTATATGGGAATCAAAGTAAAATCTCACTGCATAGATGCCAGACTGCAAGAAAATCCTTAAGGAAAGGCACTAAAGCTCAAGTGGATCGTCAAGTTAATTCTTTTAATGATGTTTCTGGTACCAATTCGTTGGGTGAGTTATCCAAACCTGAGGGGACAGCAAAAGCTGTAAAAATTCTGCGTTTCAACTGTGGGAAATGTAATGATGGTGCTGAATACAACCCAAAGCAATTATTAAAACATTACCAGGAATTTCATGCTACAGATTTGCCTGTATATCCCTGTGAATTGTGTGATTTTACTGCAAATGATTTCCAGACACTAAGCCAACACAGACTAAAACATCGTACCCCTCTTCTGAAATGTGAAGTTTGCCGTGATGGTAAAATGTATACTTTGCAAGAGTTGACAAAGCATTTAAATTGGAAACATGGTGTAAATGGCAATTTTCGTTGTGAAAAGTGCAGGTTTTCTACAAAAGATCAGGGTACGTTTATTCAGCATATCCATAGACACGATGTGATCCAGTACAAATGTGGTAAATGTGAGCATGTGAGTTACACAAAAGGTGAGTTTCAAAGACATCTTGTTGTACATACAGGAtcttttcctttctgttgccagTACTGTAACTATGGGGCAACACGGAAGGACTATATTGTAAAGCACATTAATGCTGTCCATAAGGTCCTGGCTGAGGGTGGCAACTCCAAACCACAAGTGGAGCAGTGTCAAAAAGGAAAAGTGAAGAATTCACTGGGTCTGAAACTTGTCCTGAAAAGGTACAAAAGTGGGGTGACTCGGAAAGTGCAATGGAAGAGGAAAAAGCAAGTTCAACATTTGTTAACTGCAAAGGATAATGCTAAGAAATCTGGTGCAACAAAGGAGCTCAGTCACCCAGTGCCACAGTCTCTTGCAGACTTGGATCCATGTCTGAATGAAGCAATAATTAGTTCAAAAGATACTGATGTTAAGAAAGATGAAATCTGGGGACCAAAGCCAGGAGCTCTAACTAGTCTTCTACTAAAGAGAACAGAAGCAACTGCCTCTAATCAAATATCTAGAAAGATATTGCCATCTAAGACTTGTAGAGTAATATTAAAGAACAATAAATTGTCTGTGCCACCTAATTACAGTGTTCATTTTATGGGTTTAAAAGTAATAAATGGCAGACAGCATTTATTAATAAAGCTAAGACCCACAAATAAACAAACATTAAATGCTTCAAATTCTCAAACGGAAGCCAGCAGTGACAATTTGTTACATTTGCCTACGAATGCAGGAAATTCAAATGTTGATTTATCTGATACAAATGCTTCTGGTGGAGATGTACACTGTATTAGACTATCAGATTTCCTCACCAGTCAACCTCGTACATTCTTGGTAGAAGACGTTTCTATGGAATCAAAATTGGAGACATCTCTATCACAGACGGTGTCTCATGTAGTACCTACTTTTATAAGCAGTAAATTTACTCAGGTTAAGACAGAGCCATTGATTGCAGGAATGAATTCAGCACAAACAGGCAATCTGTTACTGCCATCATCTTCAGTGCATCTGGCTGAGACTGCAGTAAATAAGGACATGCCAGAGAATCAAGTTATGCAAAAAATCCCAGCTTTGGAAAAATCTTCAGTTCCAAGTAAATGTTCATCTCCGACACTTGTATCTTCAGCCAACATCCAGACTGATTCAAAATCTTTGCAGTGCTTGAATGATGAGCAGATATCCAAGGAAAAAGATTTAGACTGTGATACCTCATTACGATTCAAAAGAGGTACCCATTTGCCTTTAATTCATAATTATGCTAAGGTGAATATTTCTGATTCAAAACAATCTGGTGTTTCAGTGCAAGATGATACAAAATCACTGTCATCAGAAAGTGTTCAAGAATCAAACCCTGGGCAGCTACAcaaggtagcagctggaatagtttcaCCAACTGATAATTCACGTTCTAGTGAATTGTGTATCAGTACTCCTTCACAGTCAGATGTGTTCCAAACATCGCGTGTTCAAGGTTTGAATGAATTTAATTCACCTATACTTCTCCAGATGCTGAAACCTTCTGAAGTTGTTAATGGAACTTCAGAGAACATATTTGTGACATCAGAAGATAGTCAGGTGATAATGTCAGATGTAGAATACACAGGTTCTCATTCAAATTCTAGTTTCTTTTTTACCTCTGCTGAACTGGGATCTGAAACACTAAGCTTTAAACATGATGAGGTCTGTGATAATATTGTGATTGAAAACTCTGATTCTGGGACTACAGCAATAGAAGACGACATTGTTTTGGAACAAACCAGTTCCTGTCCAATTAATGTAAAAGATTCAAATAGAGGTAATTATGAACCCTGTTTGCTCAGTTTGAATAACATGCCTCATACAAAGACAGGGAAATGTGAGTCTGAATTAGAGGCTGAAGCATTAAAGAGGGATTGTAGAAAAGAATTTGGAAATGATAATGAAATGCTAATTGTGAGAAATTATTCAACAGTGCAGAAAAAATGTGAACTTGGGAACAATAACAGTAATTGGTCCTCTTCAACAGATTGGACAACTTGTTCTGAAGGAAATGGTAATTTTAAAAATACTGAAGAGGCCAAATCAATGTCTGCTGTTTGTGCAAGTTCACAAagagttctggatttctgtggatCAAATTGCCTGAGTAATGTGAATGTAGAGAAGATGGACTGTCACACCAAAGATAAGATCAGTCACAATGTTTCTGCAGAAGACATTTTGGAAGAACAAGCTAGTGAGTGTGTTCGCAGTAAATCGCCAATAATGCCTAGAATCACATCTGTGTTCTCACTACAGACTGGGGATGGAATGAGCTGCTTGGCTCCTGAGGAAAATCAAATGTTACTTGATGCATTGAAGGCCCCTTCTTTACTTGGTGTTGAATCTCCTTGCAATGAATCACAGTGTTCAAAAAGTAGTTGTCTAGAGGAACAAAATAGTACACGTAATGCAGAAATCAAACCTGATTTGCAGAATTATTCTCTTACAAATAACACTTTGCCCATGCAGTTGTACTCTGTAGATGATGAAAGTAATAGTTCTGTTGTAAACAATGAATGTATTGATGAGAAAAATATGCCATTGAGTATGCCTCCACCTGTATCCAGAAGCTGCCTGCAGCCAGATGTTGAAAAGTTGAACACACTGTTAAAGACTCATTCTGATGAAATAATCAACCAACAGTTAATAAAAGATGGAATTCGCAGTAGTGCATATGGGAATAGTAACTCTGTTAAGGCACCTGTGACACTTCTGGGCCCAATCCAATTTGCTGGCATCTCTAAGCCTGTTTTAGTTCAACCATCACAGAAAGGTTCTGCGATCCCTTTACATTTGGCAAAACAGTCCAGACTACAAATGGTATCCAGAGGTGCAGTTTCACAAACAAAAGTTGTGACTGAAAATTCTAACCAAACAGATAAGGGGCCTGGTTTGATACTTACATTTAGTAATGGAACACTTGGTGCAGTCGCTAGCATTGTTTGTGGGAGCAATCCTATATCAGATAGTGGAAATACTTGTGTACAAGGGCAAACCCCAGTGTCTGACAGTGTCCAACAAAATACATATTCATTAACTAGTGATTCCAGAATAGTTGACATGGAGACTGCTTCCAAAGACCCTTTGTATAAAGGTCTTGTTTCTGCAGTGTTTGATCATCATTCTTATGCAAGACGTGCTGATCCTAATAGCAACCATGGAACAGAAAATGGTTCAGTAAATATGAATAGTCAAGGTCAAAATTTGATCAGTGGATCCTCTGTATCAAATAATTTGGTGTCAGCTCTGTTGAGACAAGGCACTATATTGGAAGATGTAAATATAGAAAGAGATAAAAATACAGAGCATGTATCAAGCCAGAAAACCGTTTTGTTTCAGTGCCTTATGGAGAAGAAAACTGCTGGAATCAACAGTGAAGATAATGTGGCAAATGCTGGTTCAGCATCTGAAGAAAATGGGCCTCATCAAAAGAAAATTTTGTTGAGATTTGTTAAAAGTTCTAATGGGGAGTCGGCCATGAAGGACAACCAGTCACAAAAAAATTCATTGTCATTCCATGATGGTGCTGTAGGTAACCTAATTACACCTTTACAGCAATCTGGTCAGGCTGTGATGTTGACTAGTGGTTCTCAATGTATCCTGCTACCGGTCAATAAACCTGTATCCTCAAGTGCAACAAACCTTAGTGTCCCACTCCAAATCAGTACTCAGGCTTCTCTTAAACTTCCTAGTACACCAATTGCCAGAGGTTCATCAGTCCGCTTTATTGAGAAAAGAAATACAAATAAAGCCACTTCTCTCACTTCACAGAGATCTACAGCCAGATCAACGAGCATATGGGATAATGAGAAATCAGATGAACTGTGGGAACCACGTAAGTCATGTAACGAGAAGCTTGTATGTCGATACAGCAAAAGACTGAAACGAAAGTTAGAAAATTCCGAGAAGTCATCAAGAGCAATAACCAGTAGCTTAAGTGAATTTGAAGAAACTGAAGAGATAGAATTAAGTAAGTCTCTTGAATTTAATAACGTAAATGGCTCTGGTGGAACTGTGCAAACCCTACGACTTGTACCTTTTGATCATGGTCAGCTTGTTAAATGTCCAAGAAGAAACCAACCTGTGATAGTACTTAATCACCCAGATGCAGATGTTCCTGAAGTAAATAATGTCATGAAAACCATTAAGAAGTGTAAAGGGAATGTTCTCAAGGTAGTTTTATCAAAAAGAACCATTGGTGCTTTGTTGCATTCTTACAATGGTAATGAAGCAACTGCAGAAGGTTTCCTTATCAACCAGTGCAAAAAGGTGAAACCAGTGAGCCCTGTGAAAGAAAGATATGTACTGAAGTTAAAGCTAAAAAAGACTAGTAAGAATAACTATCAGATTGTGAAAACAGTTTCAAATAAAGCCATTGAAGCTAGATTCAGTTGCTGGTTTTGTGGTAGGATATTTGATAATCAGGAAGAATGGGTGGGCCATGGTCAACGACATTTAATGGAGGCTACAAGGGACTGGAATACCTTGGTTTGAAAGTTGATTAAATGTTAAAGGGCAAAATTTGAAAATTCTGTCAGGACTCTGAATTATTTGTATATATGTCTAGTTTGCTCTGGTAAAGTGATTTACAATGCAAGTGTGCTTTGAGGGAAAGTTCTGGAATCTTTGTGGGAGATGAATATCAAACAGGAATGTGCTATGTGCTTTTCAGGTTTCAAACTGCTTCAGTAGTAGTCCTGGCACATTGACACTTATTCTAAATAACACTAATTGAATAAATTCACTTACAAAATCTCTGCAGGAAATTTGCCTCTTTTGGTGGTTTTCTGCTTTGTTCTTAAAAACCTTTAAAGGTATATTGCTGTTCTGTGGTGTAGGTTTTTAATTACCTTTGTGATAGCCAAGGGTGTTGCTAATGTAAAAATGGTTCAGATAAATATCATTTGATCTAATTACCTACAACTTCCAACACAATTTGTGTTGGTCTCCAGCAAAGACAATCATTTTTACTTATAACTGTTTTTACTATATGATGAGGATGATTAAAAATgattttttaaagatttttttcagATTTAAAACAGTGGGGTCTCAATTTTTAGCTTTCCTGTTTTTCTATGCAGCCAAATGTAATAACGTTTAGTTTTTAATTTCATACCTGTATTTGTTGTCCTTCATGTACTGTGCAATGAGGGTAAGAAGTACATTTGGAATTAGACAAGTATTTAGTGTCTCTCAGATTCATTATTTTAAATCGGAGTTCCATGTCTGCATAACATTGTGTTGGGACACAAAATAATTCTCAGGAACTCTACTGTAGGGGGACAAGTCATTATGTAAGGCAGGGAACTCTTATAAACCCCCAACACTGATTTGCTGCACTCTAATATTCTTAAACCAAGTTTGGAGGGAGGTACTATTAAGATTTTTCACTTTCAGGTTAAATCTGAAAAAATCAAATGGAGTCTTGGGAACATTTTGCATCTGCAATTTTTGCTTGGTGGTAGATAATTGGATGTGTCAACTGTGAAGGTTAATTGCAGGACTGTGAAAAGAGAGGAATCTAGGTGAAGTTGTCTATCTTTTAAATACCACTGAGCAGAAGGCTTTCTGTTTGCTATTCTGATTTGGATCCAAGGTATTGAATTCAATGTGAAGTATTGAGATCTGAAATGCTGGTAAGGTCAAATATCTGCAGATTTCAGAAACCCTTGGCAAGGAGGCACAGAGAGGTTTGCAGATTTCTGTCTTGAATTAGAAGATGCTCATTATGGGATATCTAAATGAAAGATGTGTAAaccttaaataattttaaaatatgcaAATTAATATGGATGTAGTATATTTTGACAAgcagtttttatttttaaattagacCTTTTAAATGCGTGTTGGATAAACTGTCAATTCAGTAGTTTTCTTTCTCAGCTGTGAGCAAGTGAAAACCAGTGCAATGGCAGAGTTTATGTTGTTGAATACAGAAATTGTTGAACAATCTGAGTTTCAGATGGCGGTTCTACCACTCTTGCGTTTGCATGAAGGTACTAGAAGTTTTCAAGGATAATTTTATTGAAGGGGCAGTATTATTAGAAGTGTTCTATTTTTCTACTTAAATACAACAGCAAGCCTACTCTGAAGAAATCTTGTTTAATAGCAAAGTATAAAGGCAGACATTTATGTAACGTTAATAACTTGGGTTATATTTTACGTTAATTCTTTACAATGTGAATAAGTTGTAATTCA
The sequence above is drawn from the Hypanus sabinus isolate sHypSab1 chromosome 22, sHypSab1.hap1, whole genome shotgun sequence genome and encodes:
- the LOC132379562 gene encoding zinc finger protein 518A, whose product is MPTRKLSQKDKGIIAQRLAQVSFAPSLTLNKRLNKQLWQELKFKLENAKVVLTRLDVEKISSDLYGNQSKISLHRCQTARKSLRKGTKAQVDRQVNSFNDVSGTNSLGELSKPEGTAKAVKILRFNCGKCNDGAEYNPKQLLKHYQEFHATDLPVYPCELCDFTANDFQTLSQHRLKHRTPLLKCEVCRDGKMYTLQELTKHLNWKHGVNGNFRCEKCRFSTKDQGTFIQHIHRHDVIQYKCGKCEHVSYTKGEFQRHLVVHTGSFPFCCQYCNYGATRKDYIVKHINAVHKVLAEGGNSKPQVEQCQKGKVKNSLGLKLVLKRYKSGVTRKVQWKRKKQVQHLLTAKDNAKKSGATKELSHPVPQSLADLDPCLNEAIISSKDTDVKKDEIWGPKPGALTSLLLKRTEATASNQISRKILPSKTCRVILKNNKLSVPPNYSVHFMGLKVINGRQHLLIKLRPTNKQTLNASNSQTEASSDNLLHLPTNAGNSNVDLSDTNASGGDVHCIRLSDFLTSQPRTFLVEDVSMESKLETSLSQTVSHVVPTFISSKFTQVKTEPLIAGMNSAQTGNLLLPSSSVHLAETAVNKDMPENQVMQKIPALEKSSVPSKCSSPTLVSSANIQTDSKSLQCLNDEQISKEKDLDCDTSLRFKRGTHLPLIHNYAKVNISDSKQSGVSVQDDTKSLSSESVQESNPGQLHKVAAGIVSPTDNSRSSELCISTPSQSDVFQTSRVQGLNEFNSPILLQMLKPSEVVNGTSENIFVTSEDSQVIMSDVEYTGSHSNSSFFFTSAELGSETLSFKHDEVCDNIVIENSDSGTTAIEDDIVLEQTSSCPINVKDSNRGNYEPCLLSLNNMPHTKTGKCESELEAEALKRDCRKEFGNDNEMLIVRNYSTVQKKCELGNNNSNWSSSTDWTTCSEGNGNFKNTEEAKSMSAVCASSQRVLDFCGSNCLSNVNVEKMDCHTKDKISHNVSAEDILEEQASECVRSKSPIMPRITSVFSLQTGDGMSCLAPEENQMLLDALKAPSLLGVESPCNESQCSKSSCLEEQNSTRNAEIKPDLQNYSLTNNTLPMQLYSVDDESNSSVVNNECIDEKNMPLSMPPPVSRSCLQPDVEKLNTLLKTHSDEIINQQLIKDGIRSSAYGNSNSVKAPVTLLGPIQFAGISKPVLVQPSQKGSAIPLHLAKQSRLQMVSRGAVSQTKVVTENSNQTDKGPGLILTFSNGTLGAVASIVCGSNPISDSGNTCVQGQTPVSDSVQQNTYSLTSDSRIVDMETASKDPLYKGLVSAVFDHHSYARRADPNSNHGTENGSVNMNSQGQNLISGSSVSNNLVSALLRQGTILEDVNIERDKNTEHVSSQKTVLFQCLMEKKTAGINSEDNVANAGSASEENGPHQKKILLRFVKSSNGESAMKDNQSQKNSLSFHDGAVGNLITPLQQSGQAVMLTSGSQCILLPVNKPVSSSATNLSVPLQISTQASLKLPSTPIARGSSVRFIEKRNTNKATSLTSQRSTARSTSIWDNEKSDELWEPRKSCNEKLVCRYSKRLKRKLENSEKSSRAITSSLSEFEETEEIELSKSLEFNNVNGSGGTVQTLRLVPFDHGQLVKCPRRNQPVIVLNHPDADVPEVNNVMKTIKKCKGNVLKVVLSKRTIGALLHSYNGNEATAEGFLINQCKKVKPVSPVKERYVLKLKLKKTSKNNYQIVKTVSNKAIEARFSCWFCGRIFDNQEEWVGHGQRHLMEATRDWNTLV